CACCAGGAAACAAATAGATAAGAGATTATTTATACTATCTTTAATAAGTATTTTAACGTTCAATCTAAAAAAATGATATATAAAGAAAAATTAATCTGCGAAAATCCGCTTTCCATCGAATTTTTATAAACAGGTCGGATTAAATAAGTAATGACGAGGCATTATGTTAGAACCAGGAATTGAAACGAAGCCTTCGAACAACACAATGATATACGAGTTTTTGAAAATCATTGTGTATGTCTACTGTTTTTTATTGAGTATCGATCTTATGGGAGTAGGATTCAAGGCGAGCAGTGCGGGATTTATCTCGGCGTTGAGGCATGCCACATCAAATCCGTTCATCGGTCTCGTGCTCGGGATTTTTATTACCAGTATTATTCAGAGCTCTTCGACAACCACATCCATTATTGTTGCGATGGTCGGCGCGGGAACCCTGAGCCTCGAAAGCGCAATCCCCGTGATAATGGGAGCGAATATCGGTACGACGGTCACCAATACCATTGTGTCTTTCGGATATGTCGGAAGGAAAATCGAGTTCGAGCGGGCATTCCGGGCATCAATCGTTCACGATATGTTCAATATTTATGCGACCATAATACTCTTCCCGCTGGAGCTCTATACAGGAATCCTCCGGCGCTCCGCTTTACTTCTGACAGGAGCGTTCAGGGGAGCAGGTGGCTTCGAACTGGTGAGCCCCCTCAAGATTATTCTCGATCCGGCAGTTTCGATTGTGACCGGTATCATTCACAATCATATTGTGCTTATTATCGTGTCGCTCGTTTTTCTCTTTGTTTCCCTGGCACAGATAGTAAAATCAATGCATGGAATGATCATGAACAAGGTCGACCGTTTTCTTAACAGGTATCTGTTCAGAAACGCTCTGTCAAGTATGCTGTTCGGATTGATTCTTACCGCTATTATCCAGTCCAGTTCCATTACCACCTCGATCATTGTTCCGATCGCCGGCGCCGGTGTATTGACATTGGAACAGATATTCCCCTATACCCTCGGCGCTAATGTCGGAACGACCGTAACCGCAATCCTCGCGGCGCTGGCTCTCGGTATCGAGGCATCCATGACGGTGGCATTCGCTCATATGCTGTTTAATATTTTCGGAATAATGATCATTTATCCGTTCAGGATTGTACCGTTGTGGACCGCAAAAACAATTGCACGATTTGCCGCGAAGTCAAAAAAGCATTTCCTGATTTTTCTGATAATCTATATCTCCTTACATATCTTGCCTGTCATAATCACTT
The sequence above is drawn from the bacterium genome and encodes:
- a CDS encoding Na/Pi symporter produces the protein MLEPGIETKPSNNTMIYEFLKIIVYVYCFLLSIDLMGVGFKASSAGFISALRHATSNPFIGLVLGIFITSIIQSSSTTTSIIVAMVGAGTLSLESAIPVIMGANIGTTVTNTIVSFGYVGRKIEFERAFRASIVHDMFNIYATIILFPLELYTGILRRSALLLTGAFRGAGGFELVSPLKIILDPAVSIVTGIIHNHIVLIIVSLVFLFVSLAQIVKSMHGMIMNKVDRFLNRYLFRNALSSMLFGLILTAIIQSSSITTSIIVPIAGAGVLTLEQIFPYTLGANVGTTVTAILAALALGIEASMTVAFAHMLFNIFGIMIIYPFRIVPLWTAKTIARFAAKSKKHFLIFLIIYISLHILPVIITFF